The following coding sequences are from one Trichoplusia ni isolate ovarian cell line Hi5 chromosome 15, tn1, whole genome shotgun sequence window:
- the LOC113501442 gene encoding transcription initiation factor IIB isoform X2, translating into MSRIEANKVVCYAHPDAPLIEDYRAGDMICSECGLVVGDRVIDVGSEWRTFSNEKSGVDPSRVGGPENPLLSGGDLSTIIGPGRGDASFDSFGVSKYQNRRNISSTDRALINAFREISTMADRINLPKTIVDRANNLFKQVHDGKNLKGRANDAIASACLYIACRQEGVPRTFKEICAVSKISKKEIGRCFKLILKALETSVELITTADFMSRFCSNLGLPNSVQRAATHIARKAGELDIVSGRSPISVAAAAIYMASQASEDKRSQKEIGDIAGVADVTIRQSYKLMYPFASKLFPEDFKFSTPIEFLPQM; encoded by the exons ATGTCGCG AATTGAGGCGAATAAGGTGGTGTGCTATGCGCACCCAGATGCGCCGCTTATCGAGGATTACAGGGCTGGGGACATGATATGCTCGGAATGCGGACTGGTAGTCGGCGACAG AGTCATAGACGTTGGTTCAGAATGGCGTACATTCAGCAACGAGAAGTCCGGAGTCGACCCGTCTCGTGTTGGTGGGCCTGAAAACCCACTTCTATCTGGTGGAGATCTTTCCACCATCATCGGACCAGGCAGAGGAGATGCGTCATTTGACAGCTTTGGAGTCTCAAAATATCAGAACAGGCGGAACATTAGCAGTACTGACAGAGCTTTGATCAATGCCTTCAGGGAAATCAGTACTATGGCGGACAGAATAAACTTGCCCAAGACCATTGTTGACAGGGCAAATAACTTGTTCAAACAG GTACACGACGGCAAAAACTTGAAAGGGAGAGCGAATGACGCGATTGCATCTGCTTGCCTCTACATAGCGTGTCGTCAGGAGGGCGTGCCTCGTACCTTCAAAGAAATCTGCGCCGTCAGCAAAATCAGCAAGAAGGAGATTGGAAGATGTTTCAAATTGATTCTGAAGGCTCTGGAGACGTCTGTTGAGCTGATCACTACAGCTGACTTCATGTCACGTTTCTGCTCCAACCTGGGTCTGCCGAACTCCGTGCAGAGAGCGGCCACACATATTGCCAGGAAGGCTGGTGAACTGGATATTGTGTCCGGACGCAGTCCTATTTCAGTTGCCGCTGCTGCTATTTATATGGCGTCACAG GCGTCGGAAGACAAACGCAGCCAGAAGGAGATCGGCGACATCGCCGGCGTGGCTGACGTCACTATCCGGCAGTCCTACAAGCTCATGTACCCGTTCGCGTCAAAACTCTTCCCCGAAGACTTCAAGTTCTCAACCCCGATCGAGTTCCTACCGCAAATGTAA
- the LOC113501442 gene encoding transcription initiation factor IIB isoform X1 has protein sequence MASTSRIEANKVVCYAHPDAPLIEDYRAGDMICSECGLVVGDRVIDVGSEWRTFSNEKSGVDPSRVGGPENPLLSGGDLSTIIGPGRGDASFDSFGVSKYQNRRNISSTDRALINAFREISTMADRINLPKTIVDRANNLFKQVHDGKNLKGRANDAIASACLYIACRQEGVPRTFKEICAVSKISKKEIGRCFKLILKALETSVELITTADFMSRFCSNLGLPNSVQRAATHIARKAGELDIVSGRSPISVAAAAIYMASQASEDKRSQKEIGDIAGVADVTIRQSYKLMYPFASKLFPEDFKFSTPIEFLPQM, from the exons ATGGCGAGCACGTCGAG AATTGAGGCGAATAAGGTGGTGTGCTATGCGCACCCAGATGCGCCGCTTATCGAGGATTACAGGGCTGGGGACATGATATGCTCGGAATGCGGACTGGTAGTCGGCGACAG AGTCATAGACGTTGGTTCAGAATGGCGTACATTCAGCAACGAGAAGTCCGGAGTCGACCCGTCTCGTGTTGGTGGGCCTGAAAACCCACTTCTATCTGGTGGAGATCTTTCCACCATCATCGGACCAGGCAGAGGAGATGCGTCATTTGACAGCTTTGGAGTCTCAAAATATCAGAACAGGCGGAACATTAGCAGTACTGACAGAGCTTTGATCAATGCCTTCAGGGAAATCAGTACTATGGCGGACAGAATAAACTTGCCCAAGACCATTGTTGACAGGGCAAATAACTTGTTCAAACAG GTACACGACGGCAAAAACTTGAAAGGGAGAGCGAATGACGCGATTGCATCTGCTTGCCTCTACATAGCGTGTCGTCAGGAGGGCGTGCCTCGTACCTTCAAAGAAATCTGCGCCGTCAGCAAAATCAGCAAGAAGGAGATTGGAAGATGTTTCAAATTGATTCTGAAGGCTCTGGAGACGTCTGTTGAGCTGATCACTACAGCTGACTTCATGTCACGTTTCTGCTCCAACCTGGGTCTGCCGAACTCCGTGCAGAGAGCGGCCACACATATTGCCAGGAAGGCTGGTGAACTGGATATTGTGTCCGGACGCAGTCCTATTTCAGTTGCCGCTGCTGCTATTTATATGGCGTCACAG GCGTCGGAAGACAAACGCAGCCAGAAGGAGATCGGCGACATCGCCGGCGTGGCTGACGTCACTATCCGGCAGTCCTACAAGCTCATGTACCCGTTCGCGTCAAAACTCTTCCCCGAAGACTTCAAGTTCTCAACCCCGATCGAGTTCCTACCGCAAATGTAA